ttgcatatagcagttgcatgctgcatgtaactggacctggttaactcaagcaggctaggtgactattggtcAACAGCCTGTATTGGAGATTcgaataaacaatcatgatcatcataaacaacaacgtaccgtgccacgggtcaagggatacgagatgtgcgccacgtattctggatacctcttcggtacacgttatggcgtctcctcgtaAGGCaccaaccgctgctgaagaagcgaatggttaaactacgtgcgcggctacaaccaggcatcatcgggctcagcagactgctgtgcagagagcattacaagtcgcagctcaccgtcgacgccgggcggactgTTGAGATCGTTCTtatcaaaacgaggcgaagacactttgccacgaagaccctgttgtgcatggtgctgaaattggagctaaccttgagccgctccacaagcttacgctgtgactgtgctgcgtgtgccgcgcaggcctgagACTTTTTGACCAAGGGGCAAGATAGATACCAAGATCCTACGTACGCCGAACCCGTGTGAAGTCGCCAAAGACCTTGTATTCAAAGCTAGCACGTTCACACTGATAAGAACCTCGAGACATTCGCTTGTGGCAGCGGTTGACTGTTGACTGACTCCTGCCGCCTGGTCGCTACAGCTTTCTAGCGCGCAAGGGAGGCTGACTGCCCAACCCAGAGGCCTCTTCAAATCTGAGTGCTTGCGGCAGAGATGTCTTGGGGTGCGTGCTGCGCAAGCTCAGCCACGACGTGCGCCAGCTGAAAATAACCGCGTTGCTGTGCTATAGATACCTTACCTACACAACGTAACGCATAGGCTGAAGATTGGGCATCGAGCTAGCACCATAGTTGTTTTTTTTCCACTCTTGAAAACCTATCCAAGCTTCGTAAGCTTGTGAATTGCTCTAGCTGGCAGCCGAGTTCGATGCTCTGTCAAACACAGAACGCGCTGTGTGCCCTGTGCCACCGCCGTGGTTTACCTGATTCCGCTGTCCTGCGGGAAGAAATATATTGGACAAACAGGCAGGTGCCTCAACAATCGTTTGGGGTAGCATCACAGAAATGTGCACAACACGGGGTTCATGGCCACCTTAGAATTCACTGTCGTGACTACGGCTGCGCTTGCCCCTTTTTGAGCGTTGAGAGGTCTTAACTATAAGCACGGCTCGCAGCCGACGCGCAAAATTATTGAAGCGTATCGCATTAGAAAGTTTGAGAGCTTGTGTGTAAGTTCCCCATCAATTGCGCTAACACAAAGAGAGATTGCGTATTTCAATTAATTTTAAACCTTCCACATGTGCCTCACGCATTATCAGCACGTAGCAAGTCATTTGTTTTTCTTAGTCATCGATATGACGGTTTTGATAGCTACCCCTGTTTCTGCGCATGCCTCCGCACTATATACATACATGGTCTTCGCTTCATTACTAAAGTAGTTGGAAGTGAGCACAgtgtgtgtctttcttcgtttGTCCCTGTCTCTGCTGTTGTTCGTATTTCAAACACGAACTACCAACATGCCCAAGTCTATACCCTTCAATAGCGCCAGTTCGAGGCACATTTTAGTACGTATCTGGCCTCGAACACCGAACGTGTTTAGCGGGTTGGTGGTGCCATCGATGAAAAGTGCGGCGAAGACGTAGTTTACGAGTTGACCGTTTGAAGAACAGAACTTATTAGAATGATTTaatagagggaactgtggcgctagtgtctacgggagcttgAAACAGGGCGATTCAGCCAGCGTGTAATCGAAGGCTAGCACATGGAtctgcctaaacttcgtccttctggacCACGAGGAACCACGTCACTTTTCTTTCGTGACCTTCGGAGTGAATAGAAGTACAGTTGTTGTTTGGGATGCGTGTTGCTTATACTCGCTTAGCTCAGCCTAGCAGCGCGTTCCAACATTGGTGACCTGGACGTGATGTGCAGCCACCGGAGTTGAGCATCAACGTCGCTATGACTTCAACGTCGACGACGGACTccacgactatgacttcgacgtccACGACGGACGCTACGCCGACAGTCTCTTTAGTCGACGGTAAGCGGCCCCCCTTTTGGACCGCGGACCCCGCACTCTGGTTTATTCAAGTATAAACGCAGTTCGCAGCACGACGCATCACAGCAGACCTTACCAAATACCACTACGTCGTAAGCAGTCTCCCGCATCCTATAGCCAGTGAAATACGGGATCTTTTACTCGACCCGCTTGCTGAGAAAGCATACGCAACGCTAAAAGAAACCCTCATCCGCCGTGTCACGCCCCCCGAATCGCAGCGACTACAGCAATTGCTTTGCGATACGGACCTCGGCGACCATACTCCCAGTCAGCTGTTGCGGCACATGCAACTATTGCGCGGCGAAATAACAAACGCTGTAGACGGAGCTTTATTCCGAGAACTCTTTTTGCAAAAGCTGCCGTCAAGTGTCCGCTTGGTTGTCGCTGCGTCAGAGCAGAAAGACCTACCTGCGGAAGCAGAATTGCTGATCGGCTCATGGCGATCACCACGCCCACATAACTGGCTGCCGGGCGAGCACAACAGGCTCAGGATGAACTTCACCAAATGCGTGAAGATATTTCTCGACTCACCGAGATGTTATCAGCTTTGCGCACAAGCAGGAAAGCACaaagtttattattatttctggggttttacgtgccaaaaccagttctgattatgaggcacgccgtagtggagggctccggtttaattttgaccacctggggttctttaacgtgcactacaacgcaagcacacgggtgtttttgcatttcgcctccatcgaaatgcggccgccgcggccgggattcgatcccgcgatctcgtgctcagcagcgcaatgccttagttgactgagccaccccggcgggtagcacAAAATTTAATCGAGCGAAACACGTCGCTATCACAACCTCATCGGGTTGTCGCTGGCAGTAAAAACGCAAACGCCCAGGTCAAAAACTATTACGCCTTGCGGCTGCGGGACATTATGAGCAAGCTACGTGCTGTCCCTCCGCGTCTGCCAGCACCAAGGCTTGTCCACGTCCACAGTGATCTCTCCTCCTGCTCACGTGTTTGTAAGGCACGACGCCGTCCAGCGTCCACTCCAGCCCCCGTATGATGGGCCGGTCAAGGTGGTGAAACGAGGAGAAAAGCACATCACAATCGACCGAGGTGGCCGTCACGACGTGGTTTCGCTTGACCAGGTAAAACAAGCGCATGTGGACAGCAACAGTGAAGTGCGTGCATCAGCTCGAGTTCCACAGCCACAAGGACTACCAGCATAACAGACTGAACCGGCTCAACCAGTCGTCGAAAGGTTCACGCGAAGTGTACGGCGCACAAGACCTCCGTTGCGAATTAATTTATGAAGTGCAGCTCATTGTTGACCCATTcactaggaggggggggggggggggggactattGTAGCGCCGCGAAAcggcgtttctgttcgcaatgCCAAGAACGCATGCACGAGGAACCACGTGACTTTTCTTCGTGAGCTTCGGAGTGAGTACTATAGCACATCTtatgtgtgattgtcgtcgttttagtgcacaaaggaaagtcctcagaaccacgctcgccaagatagacagccgtccccttacggaagccagaattctcggtccctggtcccagccgacgtcggaacgaactgcttgaAAAGCACTAGttcgctttttaaaagaaacaggacttcatgaaaaactatagaattgtgcggacagatgtgttttctttttggggtttttttttgttcttttgttcttttttttttcttctttttaatcttctcttgttttctaatcttttctgcccttaccccatccccccgtgcagagtagccaaccggacacttcacctggttaacctctctgcctttcgcctcttattttccttccttccttccttccttccttcggaGTGAGTAAAAGTTCAGTTGTTTGGGATCCGTGTTGCTTATAAGAGCTTGGCTCAGCCTAGCAGCGCGTTCAGACAATATAAATATTATATCTAGAATGTGATGTATTAATCGTTTACGCCCTTCTTTCATAAAAATTCCACACAAACCTCAAATTTAAAAGAAAATCATGTGCTATAAAGAAGATGCATGTACAGCAGCACCTATTATGTTCAGCACTTGTCCAAGTTTGGTGGTGAATAGATCAAGTGCATCATGCAGCTGACAAAAACAACAATGTGGTCGTCTTGGCAGAACTCTCCTTAGCAAGGCGGTGTACTAAAGAACACAAAATGTTTCTTCTTTAATtatgtacaaatgaaaatggTACTGTACTTTTAAAGTTCGCGGGGCCCTAATGGGTTAAAAGACCACTGggcaccaaacgtctcggcaaatgtcgattcttgctccgtgatctccacccaagaggtcacgtgttgggccgacactgagCAAAGGCAAAGGCGTAAAGGGCTGGCGTCACGGAGCAGGGTTTGGgtacgggctagttggtattccattgcaAACTTGACTTACAGCGCATACACAGAGAAAGGGACAGCAAGAatgacgaaagacaagcgctgacttccaactgaaatTTTGTTTTGCATAACATGCATATATAGCCAAGACACCTCGACAAAAGCGCCCCCTACAAAACACGAAGTCAACGTGAGCAAGCACTCAAAATTCAATCTAATAGGAAGAATGAGAGCGCATGTCTCTTTCGTCATTCTTGCTGTCGATGTATGCGCTGTAAGTCAAGTTTGTCACGGAGCGTTCGTATGGAAATgttggctgcgtgacgtcatgctctctcgtaactttttccttcctccatgatggtACGTGATGACGGGGGCAAGCAAAGGGCCAAATACACGCCGAGCATATGACGTGGCATTTACATGGGCGTTCGCCATTACTAATGGCTAAGGAGCCTGCAAGGAATTGCTGAGGAAGCGTATAGATGAAGCGGAACCCCGCTGACGCATTTAAGCAAACGCAGCTTATGGTGACGCCACCAAAACATTTGTTGCGCCAATTCACCAACCGTAGAGGACGGCAGAGCAGACGCTGCAGACGTGAGCAGACGACTCGGCGCGGATGAACATATTTTGAGGGGCGTTCTGCTTTCTATTGGCTAAAATGTCCTGTAGCTTCCACAATGCTGAGAGAAACTACTGAGATAGACCATAGAACATTGATTATTCTAGTGCACTATATTATGCACACGACGTATCTTGCGAATGGGTAGGTTTTTGCCGCGCTAATTCACTAATCTGAATGACGGCGATGATGATAATGTGCGTACAAAATGGCAAAAAGACGACTTTGGAAAGTGGGCCATGAATAAGTAGAAAAAACCGTACAACAGGTCAAAAAATGATAAATAGACATTTTACAAAGAAAAAAACCCCTAGCCTCTAATTGTTGTACCGCTTCATTGTTTTATGCCCAATGTTAAGATGTGGGCACGTGCCATTGATTGGGATCATCATCAGCAtgtgtgagggctgggcgtgatggctgaggcgtgaaggctgaggcgagaataacagggtaacgAAACTATTTATTAGAGcatagtggcacgcgccaaaaaccgtgaccgtccgtggcggcggtcgtagcgaacgAGGGTGACctccctcgcttgggcttggcgttgagtcggcgtaacagcgctgtaggtggcgctagtgatgagatgggcggcacatgcgggcgctcacatcccaccccagtctgactgaccacgtctcgtggccaattgcttctgcacactgtcacacgcacaataccacacccacacacatgcgcggaaacgctgcaacttcactcgagcacaaagtcgtcgaggtggctcggtagacatcgagtgcgttggggccgttgaggctgttgctgctctgtAGAGGCGACAACATTTGCTGCTGAGGCAGGCGTGGTCTCTGCATTGACGACGGGCTGTTGCTCGATCACTGGAGAAACTGGTGGTACATAAGGCTTAAGCTGGGACACGTGCACCGTTCGTGGTTGATTAGCCAAACGAGATGTCAAGCATGACACACGTAAAGCCCTAAATGTGGATGGTGTAAGCTGCTCGATGAGGCGGTAAACACCATTGAAGCGAGTTGCCATTTTCTCATTGGCAACCGGAGCCTGTCGTCTCACCCAGACCATATCACCGACGGTAAAGGTGTGAgaacggtggctgcggtcgtagcgcTCTTTGCGTGCACCTTGGGTTGCTTCCGAATTGGCGGCTGCTTCGGAGAGCGGCATTGTTGTGTCGCGGATGCGCTCGGCAAGGGCGGATTGCTGGTTGATCAAGGCTGGTTGTCCATCCTTTCCGAGGGAGCGGCCGTTGACGCAATAGGCGTCTGTTTTctgcgtcgttgtcgtcgtggtCGTTTTCTTTGTGGCTCTTACCGGCGTCGCCGGAGTGTTGGGTGACAACACCCTGATGTCAACGTCATCACTTCGAAAAATGACCTTGGGCTCCGCAGTGTCCGTCGTCTCAGTCACATAAGTAGAACCATAGCCCATGGCGAAGAGCGTGATCAGTGCGCTGACCAGTATCAAGAAGATGATGGTGGCACACGCCACAGTTGCGAACGTGGCGAAGCTCCCTTTTTGAGCATAATCGTCTCTGTGCTGGACTTCGTCAACCCGTACGCCGTCTGGCCATATGCCAGGGTGCCGTATTACGTGGGGCCGTAGGCCAAGTTTCCGTAGGCTGTTTGGTGAGCCACCGGGTCGTAGTAAGCCATGCTCACTGATTGAACCTTGGCAGAGCAACTTCTTGACCTGAGTTTGCAGGAACTGCCTGTCTTCTGCAGCGTACTGGTAGGGGCTTCGACTGTATGGCAATGTGTCATGTAGTAGGTCAATGCGGTGCTGCATGCCAGGGAAATGGCCAAGATCATCATCGTGGCGAGCAAAAACAGCGTTGTGTTCAGCCAATCTATCTTTTATAACTGACCGCTGGCTGCCAATTTGGGCTGGTGCAATATCGGAATAAATGCGTTTGGGCACCATGTCAGAAGGGAGGGCATCTGATGTGATAGACGTACTCGAGGGCCCTGTCTGGGCTGCTAAGGCTTGCCATGGTGGCTGTTCTGATGAAGGCAAGGTATCTCGTTGCAGGCAGTCTTTGAAATTGGGTCTGGCTTGTGGAAAGAGGCTTGACCGAGCTGAGATTACAGCGTTTGCCATTCTTGGGACCAGTTTTTGGCTAGCGGTAATGGTGACGTTCGTGGCTCGATGCTGCAGCTGGGTTGGTTCTGGCGGCTCGAAGATAAGACGTGCCTGCGCTGCCGAAAACCAATCCTCACCAAGAATGAGGGGGAGTACATTATCTTCCaaaacagcagcttcaacaactcctgtggctgggccgatggatatcttcaaaaatgcagcaccaacaggtagcactgtgcttcctcctaccaccacgagtggaggctcggtccatgggatgatcatgcttgcaggcacacgagctttagagattaatgtcaccttggacccacagtcaggaaacgcttcacactcaccgactccactgagagttgcgttgaagaaggggcattgctgttgtgagccgtcaagcggaacgggtgcactgtgcagtgctgggggctgctgtgtcttgggcattgttggaggcgctggtgatgataagcggctggtgcgtgtagggcacttggatgccagatgaCCCAAGGCATGACATTGGTAGCAGACAGCTTGAGACAGGTCTTGACCGCTACGAAAAGCTGGAGCGCCATACTGTGCCGAAATAGCTGCATAAGTAGCTTCTTGTTGCTCGGTGGGCAGCTCTGAAATGCGCGTTTTTGGTGTGGCCCCTCGGGAGGACTGTGGTGTCGATTGTTCTGAGCGAGGCAGCTGGCGCTCTGCGGGCTTAGCGGCACGAAAGGGTTGCGACGGCGGCAAAGCAGAACCGGCAAATGGTGACGGGCTTGCTTTGGCGTGCAGATGTTGCGCACTCTTGTCGAGGTTGGTGCAAGTAGAAATAAACTCAGCTACCGTGGCGGCCTGTTGGCTGCTATGGCGGCAAGGATGTGTTGTTCCCGTAAACCATGCAGTCAATCTTTTGGGCCTCAGAGAGGTTAACGGGGCAACGCTCAATGATCTTCAACTTGGCAAAGGCATATTGGTGCAAGCTTTGGGATGGGGCCTGGGTTACCCTCATGACCTGCTCTTGCCACTCAATGAGGGACAATTCTGTACAAAATGTGTCCTTCAGGGCGGCACTCCACGTGGCCCAGGTGCTGTACTGGTTGCCGAACGTGAGATGCCAGTCTCGCGCCGTGCCTTTCAGCTTGCTAGCTGCGATCAGGCgtgtggtggcgtcgtcccacgaggcgagctgctgtactcgtcgtacgtcgtcaagccatgtattgacactgtggctttgcaaaccagcgaattgcgggatggacgatgacaggtctggcagtgtcgtcaccgttgttgcagggcgaggtagctgctggaacagcatggcgaggctctgtagagtggctgggtccagcgtcaaagacgccgcagcgttctttatttctttattcagacatatccccgcttagcccgaaagcgttacagcaggggggttacaaacaCGAAAAAAATACATCTTGATTAACACTGCACACCTGTTCACATGACAGCCGATTCCACTGAGCAATAGTTTTAACAAAAAAGGAATTGGCATACAGGCCCGTCCTAGCTCGGTATTCTCTAATTTTGCACTGGTGGTCAGTGCGTGCAGACATATAGTTTGGCGGTTTTAGGTACATTTCCCTATCAATTCCAGTTTTGTTATGATAGATTTCATACATAAGTTTTAGCCGCAGTTTCTTTCGGCGAGACGATAGCGATTCCCAATTGAGCTCTTTTTCATTGCCGTGCAACTGTACCTCCTCCCGTACCTACCCAAGACGAACCTGGCTGCTCTGTTTTGTATTTTCTCTAGTTTATTTATGAGACATATCTGTGATGGGTCCCAAAGGGTACAAGCATATTCCAAAATAGGTCTTATACAAGTTAGGTATGCCGTGCTTCTAAGGTTAGGGTTCgcacattttaaatttctttgaatgTAATTCAAAGCAACTGCCGCTTTGCCAACCACATAGTCCACATGTGCCCGCCAAGAGCAGTCGCCCGACAGCATCACGCCCAAATATTTAGTCGTGAATTTCTTGCTTAAAATATTATTCATAAGATAGTAGCTGGCATCGATTACATTTTTCTTCTTAGTAAACCGCACATGGACGCACTTACCCGCATTCAAATTCATTTTCCACTTAGAGCACCATTCTCAAATACGTTCTTGGTCGGCCTGCAGTTTgagaacatcattttcattatcAATTTTTCTATACACAATACAGTCATCCGCGAAGAGCCGCATGTTAGAGTCAATACCTAAgttaatgtcattaatatatatgagaaaaagaagaggccccaggacagatccttgcgggacgccgaggcggattcattcgtttcaaccggggggggggggggggggtagcttcaCGCTGCTGCTGAATGTCGGCGTGCAAATGCTGAACGAGCTCCTCTTTCGAACCTGTGAGGTCCAGCTGTCGACGGGCCAATTCTTCGCGTATAAGGTCGACGCCGAGGCGCGACATGGTCACCGCGTCGAGATTCTGCCACACAATTCCCGGCATGGCGTTGCGAAACGaggctgggcgcacgggagactaggcgagtgaTCGCTAAGCCTAGTTGTCGACTAGGGCTAGTCAACATTTACGGCACTGTTCATATGACGGCCGTGCTTTACacagacgagcggtaaaatggcaggagtatcttcaggcgtgagtcttcggcggcgtgagtgcgtaagtacaatgacgaatgcagttgagaaggcgtactgaccggcgttcgacgctggcgttgttggtggcgttcgacgctggcgttcgaaaggcgttcttgcgctgccgtggctgaatggcttggctgaggttcggggtcgactgcgctaaggtccctgtatgtttgaaaaatacagggaccttagactgcgccagatgtgagggctaggcgtgatggctgaggcgtgaaggctgaggcgagaataacagggtaacgAAACTATTCATTAGAGcatagtggcacgcgccaaaaaccgtgaccgtccgtggcggcggtcgtagtatagtgcctagaatatacttacaggcactatagtcgtagcgAACGAGGGTGACctccctcgcttgggcttggcgttgagtcggcgtaacagcgctgtaggtggcgctagtgatgagataggcggcactatagtgcctagaatatacttactagtgtgccgaccgcgggcttttcggtggcacggagaatgatgccttccgctggcggccaccagacggcaatagccgtacggaccgtgctatgctgagcggcgtctctagccaacgcgcgcgtgtgcgacagacgcaatgggctgtcccagcccgtttcgctctgcggttgaggtgcaaagtgtaatcgaaaCAATATGATTTctttgcacttacaaacgatcgtacgcacagttatcattataacgctacgcgataccgggtgtttctgcgaaaaacaccaataaataaatacgtggtttccgaagaagtgtaacttttttccacagtaaactattatatgcgagacatgtccacaaatgctaaattcacaccaagttgtatctaattaccataaataaattaaatgccataaatgacggtaattaaacagggcacattttcatgggcgaaacaccgtcgactaattttaaacgagcgctcaatgtagcaattattaaagtgtttctcacaagcgacagccacCAGAGCTGtagccttcgatctgccctcttatattcttctcccactcggcaaaacgttctgggtcagcaggcgcgctgaataatgagacttgctcgttgtttgagcggtatccagtcgtacaatatgggacaaaacaggtgctgtctttacgcctcgttttctgcgacgacatctcggttccgtccgtgaacagacacaagtgcgaaccacgcgcacagaaaagaaacccagaaatgacatgcggaggcaccacatgctacttgctcgaaagctacaacgcgccgcaaccgactgcgcttacgaacgcgcatccaaagtgcatccgaagcgcaagcgacgcgtgatgcgccgcgcggttagcacggtcccaaacagtgtcgccgtctggtgttctccggcggaaggcatcaccggcggtgccagcgtctcccattgaaaacgcccggcggtcggcacactagtaagtatattctaggcactatagcggcacatgcgggcgctcacacATGTGCGCGCGAGCTGCTTCCACATCATCACCAGTCTGGTTTGGACGTCATGCCACCAAAGCGTTCTTACCCGGGTGTCTCGGCTTCTGAAGCTCAAAAGCGGGGTCGTGGAAATGGAACAAGCCTGCTACGAGGCCGGCGGGAACCGGCAGCTTCCTCACCGAATCCAGGTGCGCGCCGTTGCTACCCAGAAGAGGATGCTTCAACGGCATCTACGGAGTCAGCAGACACGGTGCTGATATCTCTGTCCACCGACGATGAACTTGAACTCATAAACGTCAGCGATGATTCGGTCCCTTACC
The DNA window shown above is from Dermacentor silvarum isolate Dsil-2018 chromosome 1, BIME_Dsil_1.4, whole genome shotgun sequence and carries:
- the LOC125942585 gene encoding uncharacterized protein LOC125942585 — encoded protein: MPGIVWQNLDAVTMSRLGVDLIREELARRQLDLTGSKEELVQHLHADIQQQREATPCLNKEIKNAAASLTLDPATLQSLAMLFQQLPRPATTVTTLPDLSSSIPQFAGLQSHSVNTWLDDVRRVQQLASWDDATTRLIAASKLKGTARDWHLTFGNQYSTWATWSAALKDTFCTELSLIEWQEQVMRVTQAPSQSLHQYAFAKLKIIERCPVNLSEAQKIDCMVYGNNTSLPP